caaagagatatcctccaaaccctttttgtgttagatgatatatattattttttttctcactattttgcactgtatataacctgttttgaccatagtatgtgtaaaggccaaaaacgcctatgatcatacttgttgtttgtgttgaattgtcaaacataaaactattcaatcttatttttttctattcaatgtttatcctaacaagttgaataaatattatcaagcttcaaaacggttggtcgagcatgtttgtttgtcaatgggacatcaacattacaaattttgaaaaaatattttggaattttttttgtctttttgggtccaaaatgtggattataattggtcagtgaagaaaacaacagtttggccattaagttcaaggtgtccttcaaaaagggacccaacttggccattgtgaacatttttttctttgaaatataaaggcaacatcaaatgcacgcaaattcggccaaaataggtttaggtgttaaagggttaaactgtgtgaacttactAACCTGCAAaattcgagtaggaagctgcttagagagaagtgtccttctgtttgttttctactgttaacgttacttaaactgtgagaaatgtagcaaactctgctggaaactatccaaccagaaaaacgtgagcaagaagctgcttagagagagaggaGTGCTGCATAAACTCATAcattgctcacacaacataattataattaacacaaaaaaaaaaaaactaaaaaatcctGGGATGCCGCAAGTTACCCATACTAGCATTGTGATCGATtggtcgatcgtgatcgacgtaatgagcacccctgatttagcctatcaattaattaggttcatattcatgagaaatcaaTTCATccgatctgtttggtcttatttatGTCCCAACCTGAACAAAAAGTGAatatgcaggttatgccgttacgtcgtccctaccaatgttgagatcaaacctacgcctttgatAATCCGGTTTATTAGTCtgcaaaaatattgaaaatagaCGAGCTAATGAAAACTTTGATCGTTTATTCCCAAATATTGATGAATATGGATCaggaaaacattaaaatatcaaTTGTTTTTCCATTTTGATTGACTGGTCACAATTTCTTTTCAATTCCAACCATTTAAAGCTATTATTTCCCTGATTGCTTTTGAGTTTTTGTGTTAAAACGTTCAACTTGTAATGTGTGCACATACgtataaatgtgcataaagtATAAACCACGTATTTttcgaagagaaaaaaatagaatttaagaCGAAAACAGAAGTGCGCAACTCTAATCCTCTTGAGTCAATCGTGTATAACGCTACGTGGACTAtttcagccaatcacagggctctGTGTCATTGCTTACGGGGAATGGACCAATGGCGTTGCGAGTCGTGGTGCTCGGCCTCAGGAATGCGTTTCGTCAACAAACGTTAGCTTGCGGTTTCGTATCAGCTGGACCTGTCAGCGGAGCCACCGGCTTCTTTGTTGATCCAGGTAAGTCTCCTTTTACTAGATCTATTCCTTAATTTTCTCTCTAGTGTTAGATTTAAATGAAGACGATAGGTGAAGGCGTTTATCAGCTCTTTCTAGCCAAAATGGCTACTCACAATACAATGTTAAGTAAGGCTTCTTGCATGTCAGTACTATGTGAGTACTGCCTTCATTATTTACTTCCTTTTACCTCTTCTAAGTCGTCCATCCATCCAGTTTGTCCCGCTTATCCGAGGTGTTATTAAAGaatgaacatttttaacatCCCCTAAAGGTGCCCAAAAGAAGCCCCAGGAGTCATGGCAACGGTGCAGTGCGTGTTGCTGCTCGCCCTTCATATTTTGCTGATTTCCGAGTTCATACTGGCCAAGAGGGACTACTACGACATCCTCGGGGTCCCCAAAGACGCCTCGGAACGTCAGATCAAGAAGGCGTTCCACAAGCTGGCCCTCAAGTACCACCCGGACCGGAACAGAGGCCCGGACGCCGAGGCCAAGTTTAGAGAAATCGCTGAGGGTAAGAACTGAGGAATGCAAAACATTCCTGAGAGGATAAGGATTGTTGTAGTCTCTCAAAGTATTTTAGGGATAATAATAAAATTTCATATACAAGAGATACAAATTAAACACAGATTAAAAGTGAAGTAGATAAAAGGTGCCTAGAAGTGTAGTAGGAATGTTCATGCAACATTGCAGCTATGCTTATGTTTGGGTCTTGACATTATGAATGCTCATAAATATGAATACACATATCAATGTTAATATGCTAATCTAGTAATCAGTTAATTCCTTGACTGACCTCTGACCTCATTACCTGAAATGTAATTACCTTTCGTTGAATGTTGCAAACATCAAACTTTATGAGGGAATTCCTTTACTGACCTCTGACCTTATTACCGAAAATGTAATTATCTTCCGTTTTATGTTATTAGGAAATTCCTTTACTGACCTTTGACGTCATTACTTGAATGTAATTATCTTCCGTTTTATGTTGCAAACATAAAACTTTATTCAATATGTATGTTCATAACTATgaatacacataaaatattcaTCTTAATAAGCGAATCTAAAATCAAGTTACCGGGAAGTTCCTTTACTAACCTCTGACCTTATGACCTAAAATGTAATTATCTCTTGTTGTATCTTGCAAACATCAAACTATCAAatataaataagtatttatacaCATGAATATCGATTTTAATATGCTCATCAATTATCAGGAAATTCCTTtactgacctttgacctcattacctaAAATgtaattatctcccgttttatactgaaaaaaacatcaaactAATCTTAATATGCTCATCAATATCCGGAAATTCCTTTACTGACCTTTGACGTCTTTACCTAAAATGTAATTATCTTCTGTTTTATGCTGCAAACATCGAACTTTGTTCAATATATATGTTTATAACTATGAATACACTTAAAATATTCATCTCAATATGCTATTCTATCATCAACTTACCAGTAAATTCCTTGACTGACCTCTGACCTAATATGTAATTATCTCTTCTGTTGTATATTGCAAACCTCAAACTATGAAATATATAGTAATTCATTTACTGACCTTTGACCTTATTACCTAAAATGTACTTTTCTTCCGTTTTGTATTGCAAACTTTAGTATAATATAAATTATAAGTATGAATACAAATACAGATTTTAATATGCTTATCTATTATCAAGTCCTTTACTGACCTCTGACCTTATTACATAAATTGTTATTATCTCTTCTGTCATATCGCAAACATCTCTCACAAGTTTGACAatcattttattcattctttAGTTATCTTGGTAAGCGCGTCCGTTTTTAACATTTCCATTTCGTCTTACCTCAGCGTACGAGACGTTATCAGACGAGAAGAGACGGCGAGAGTACGACCAGTTCGGCCACGGCCCGTCATCCGGCGGCAGAGGAGgaaactccgacttcaacttcaGGCAGCGCTACCAGTCGTTTAACTTTGAAGACATCTTCAAAGACTTTGACCTTTTCGGTCAGCAGCAACACTTCCAAAGCCATCATCACGCCCACCAAAAGAGGTTCTTTCGGGAGCCGGCGGGGAAGCAGCAGAGGCGGCCGTTTGGAGGAGGAGGACTGTTTGACGACATGATCGAGGACTTGGAGAAGATGTTCTCCTTTAACCCTCACAATTCCCGGAGCGAAAGCAGATTCCAGGGCTCGCCCAAGCTTCACTGCAGGACAGTGACGCAAAGGAGGGGCAACATGGTAAACACCTTCACCGACTGCTCCTAAGCTGAAGGACAAACTCAACGGACAAAGGCTGGGTTTAGTTTTGACGTCGAATGCTAATTTATCGAGGCTTTCGGTGACTTTCGCGACGAGAATGATCAAGGAACAAAGTTGGGTTTAGGTCAGCTCAGGAATTGCTCTCAAAAAAGCTGCTcgagcgtgttattttttgaaaacaagtcTCATTTGAATACAAAAACAAGCACTTAAGTTATATTTTCTGGAGATTTGGAGTTGAACATTTTCATGTTAGAAACAAAAACCTCAAGCTGATCACGTGCAATATTCAGCACCTTTCTCCTCTTCATGTTGCCTATTTCTCAAAGACAGTGCTTTTGAATAATCATTGTCTAAACGTCTGCACTTTGTTTGAATGAGCGTGTTTTTTTTTGACTGCGGGATGTTTGAAATTAGAATAAAAATGTTGCAATACAGTGTGTTAATTCAAGTCATACAGAGTTCATTTCAACACTTTAAAACATTTATACAATTCAACATGTTAGCACTGACAGTCGGAAAAATGCTGTGAATAATTGAAATTGAACACTTGTCAGTGTTGGATTTACACTACGCTTGTGTGAAGCATTAACTATCAATACTCGGAGTGTAGTTTTTAACATGAAATAAGATTAAAATTACATCGAGAAACGAAAAAGCTGATAGCTCCCGCCGCTAGTGTGCTAACTTGAAGGCATCGGTAttgtattataaaaaaaaaaaaaaaaaaaaagctagcagCTAGCGCGGTGGGAGACCATGCTAAGACCGCAAGCTAGCAGCTCTGCCTGCTAGCGTGCACTCTTAAAAAAAGGAATGTTTCTTGCATCCGTTACATATGCACGCTATAAGGCGAGGTTGGGAAATGCTTAAGGGCGCAGCAGCGTCCaaaagggcgtcaagaaaaatattcaaattatatttgatgatagcagtatttaaaaattatacaaaacaaaagaacagaACCGTAATAAGTCGTTAAATCATAATAAaattggggctgtcaaacgattacaatttttaatcgagttaattacagcttaaaaattaatcgtaattaatcgcaattcaaaccatctctaaaatatgccatatttttctgtaaattgttggaatggaaagataagacacaaaatggatatatacattcaacatacggtacataagtactgtatttgtttattataacaataaatcaacaagatggcattaacattaacattctgttaaagcgatccatggatagaaagacttgtagtttttaaaagataaatgttagtacacgttatagaaattttttaatgttttcgttttgataaaattagtaaaattttcaatcaaaaaataaactagtagcccgccattgttgaagtcaataatttcacaatgctcatgggtgctgaagcccataaaatcagtcgcacccaagcgccagcagagggcgacaaaactccaaaaaacacaagtaacaagtggacattgcactttgctgtcattttaatctgtttgagcggggcatgtgcgttaattgtgtcaaatattttaacatgattaattaaaaaaaattaattaccgcccgttcacgcgataattttgacagccctaaataaaatcatttttctaatgtgccttctgcccgtttcactttttcctgtgatgcgataatttcaccacagaccctagtctcaccaaccagcagaccagcgagctacctgaacgtgctatttttagcctccgcaattgagcgacgttacggtgacaagtcaacttcatgaaaagacaaaagcccttcgggtcagaagaaaaagaaaagagcaTGAACAAGAAGTATTTTTTGTGATgattttttcaacagcataagcatgtacagtatacttagcgcaactgcaagctagcggttatttacatagtTTATATGATTTactgctaaagcaaaattatactgtatcattagccaggctgttgttttaaaaatattttcagtattcagccagctgtggattagtttcagttaaatctACTCCCCATCCCATTTTAGGGAAATTTGGACAAGGTGTATGGGGGAccaaaattgtattattttcatgtgatgttaaccacttttaccttgtgttaaattgtgcttttcaaataaatttgccttgcctaaaagtgccaaggttaattaaataaatacactatTAAATATgcgattaataatttcaaagttctgtggaatgggggactaaaagtgccacggatttaaatgtaaacatttgttattaaatgtgtcattaattcattaaaatggcgatcacgttcatgtaaaaaaaaaaaaaaattcaatttattttttggtatcatatattatttcattcattattgTTGGATAATCCTGTGTCGTtgcagtgcttcaagaattaattttcttttaactacgcccatcaaagatagtggctGGATCaaatagacaggtacagtaggctgcaagaatttaggcgctattctggttatgtcatgctggtttcacaatcaatagctatttgactaatataatgtaaaattccactttctactctttgtagatgctcttctgaaatattttccttctaccactgtacatcctgggccatcttttacagcgaacttatccacatcagcaccaagtccaagcccatcaagcccaggaaagaagtgcaccttccaaaacaactgtcatatgaaagtgcaatagatgcttttacatcagtgaagacaatgtgagtaaggttataggttaaggtgggaaaaaaattgcattttaaagtgttctgtgtgtctttatataggtttgtgtgggtgggtgttaatcatattgtaataacaattctaatttattcatttgttttttaagtgttttttttttgttggttgaacagttattacagcatttttcttttaatttctgcacttgtttgttgttgtctttttttatataatagattacaaagagataatgtgctttttcagtgtgtttaatatacagtgaggcaaataagtatttagtcaaccattaattgtgcatgttctcccacttgaaaatattagagaagcctgtaattgccaacatgggtaaacctaaaccatgagagacagaacgtggggaaaaaaacagaaaatcacattgtttgttttttaaagaatttatttgcaaatcatggtggaatataagtatttggtcaataccaaaagttcatctcaatacttcgttatgtacccttttttggcaataacggaggccaaacgttttatgtaactcttcacaagcttttcacacactgttcctggtattttggcccattcctccatgcagatctcctctagagcagtgacgttttggggctgtcgttgggcaacacggactttcaactccctcctcaccccgtggcgtcaaaatgataacaagaacggtgtgcaaaaatcccagaaccacacaggtgggacctagtgaatgacctatggagagttgggaccacagtaacaaaggctactatcagtaatgcaatgcgccgccaaggactcaaatcctgcactgccagacgtgtccccctgctgaagaaagtacacgtcccgacccgtctgcggttcgctagagagcatttggatgatccagaagaggactgggagaatgtgttatggtcagatgaaaccaaaatagaactttttggtagaaacacaggttctcgtgtttgcagGAGAAAGAACAGTGAATTgactccgaagaacaccatacccactgtgaagcatgggggtggaaacatcatgctttggggctatttttctgcaaagggaccaggacgactgatctgtgtaatggaaaatatgaatggggccatgtattgagagattttgagagaaaatctccttccatcagcaagggcattgaagatgagacgtggctgggtctttcagcatgacaatgatcccaaacacacagccagggcaacaaaggagtggcttcgtaagaagcatttcaaggtcctggagtggcctagccagtctccagatctcaaccccatagaaaatctgtggagggagttgaaagttcgtgttgcccaacgacagccccaaaacatcactgctctagaggagatctgcatggaggaatgggtcaaaattccagcaacagtgtgtgaaaagcttgtgaagagtgacagaaaatgtttggcctctgttattgccaacaaagggtacataacaaagtattgagatgaacttttggtattgaccaaatacttcttttccaccatgatttgcaaataaattctttaaaaatcaaacaatgtgattttgtgttttttttttttttttttcacatggtctctcatggttgaagtttacccatattgacaattacaggcctctctaatattttcaagtgggaaaccttgcacaattagtggttgactaaatacttttttgccccactgaaaATCTGACGTTAGTGGATTGTTCGTATTGGAGATGCGCGTGTGGCGTGGCTGGGTTTTGTTCaaacatggggttttgacagttccGCCTGAAAAGTTTATCCCGGCCGGTACGCCGTCTGGTTGAGGGTGAGCCTAAGACAAGGCTTTATAGTTTATGGATTAAAAACAATTTCGGTGGGTTTCATTCGCTGTCACTGCTGTAAATGTATACGACAATAGATCTATTGTTACCCTACAATGGTAGGGTCAAAACAATGACTTTGCTATATTGGTTGAAATCAGTCAGACGCAGAACTGACTCAAATTAAAATACTCCACGTACTCCTTTGACCTTGTTAATCTGCGATGTGTCATTCTTTTGTCTTAGTACATTCACCCTGTCAAATTGCCATGAACATCAATGCACTGACCGTGTGCTGCTGGTTTGGAATTTGAATTGCAAGTGGATTGTCAATATAATGGATTGCTAATATAATGTAATGTCGTGAAAATTCTTTGCGCACGTGTAAGGTTCCACGGTTTCGTCCCTCAATCTCTGGGTTGAAGGGTTTGTCATGGGCAGGGTTCAGATAGAAATTTCAACAAATTAGtggcatttagaaaaaaaaatgtcattcattTTGTATCTTAAAATGAGACCCAGGATAAAtaagttttgtttttcaaaaatacttttcagcattttttttgtgcattttccATACAAAGTTCAGAAATAAATTTCTtttgagactggtgattccatcatTTTTGCTGGGGTGGAATCAACATTAGTCTGAAACTACAGCAAAGTTTCATGCGCATAATGCACCGTTTAAATGACTAAAATCTCCGCCTCTGGGTCAGCAGCCCTTCTCTGGCGGATATATAGAGCCACACATGATGAGTATATTATGGAATCCTTCCTTCCAGATATTTTGGCCACAGAAATGAAGGGGAAGAAGATCGAGATTCCTGCTATTACGCTCAACAATGGAGCTAAGATGCCTTTTGTTGGACTTGGGACATGGAGGGTAAGTCTGGAAATTTGGGTACTAAACTATTAAAGCCTCCAAAATGTATGaacggttgtttttttttaagatagaaGGTAATTTGTAGGCTTTTTAAATTCAATAGCTTAGTGAGGAAACGAGATGTTTATATTATTGTAACTGAGCAGACAATGAACGATTTAAGCGTTGAAACCTGTAAAAATGTTTCCAGTGGTGGAAAAAGTTTATTAGGGAACCTAGAATTGTTGGGGTTAATGTACAGTATCAAAAAATAGACATTAGCATACTGACAaaaacaagttatttgtcaagtCAGTCCCCAAACTTAAACCCTACAGACGAAACGAGTACCGTCATTCTAGTAAATGTGGAGTTTTAGATTGTCCAGAATTAAACCCCGTAAAACATACATTCTACCTGCTAAAACTAGATAGTAAGCCGACCAAAACAGTAGTTTTGGATAAGAGTACAATCAAAATGTTACTTTGGCTACTATTCTAATAAAAACTTCCGAaatgtacagtcatgtgaaaaaaaattgttactttgtGTAAAAGTTAATTTTAAATCAATGCAATgacatggctaaaatcacacacaggtgtATCATATCAgttgcacatgattagaacatcattacccagtgttttgaaggaggcttgccttatttcaaCCTCACATTTGGTTTGGTGtgaccctgactgttgaagtgagagaaaacaccatgttgAGATCATAGTTTGGtgcgcccctgactgttgaagtgagagaaaacaccatagtgagatcaaaagagctgtctgaggccttcagaaagaagattgtcgacgcttatgagtctggtaagggatttcaaaagaatataaaatcagcctttCTACTGTCTGTAGAAAATAGTTTACAAGTGGAGGGCATGCCCCAGGTCTAGCCGTCCAAGCACGTTCAAcccagagcagaccgcaagatgctaaaagaagtctccaaaacccctaaaatgtcatcacgggacctacagtcgGCTCTTGCAACCTTCAtgagaggtgtgcaaggaggaaacctttgctctccaagaacaacataaaggccagactgaagtttgccagagtgaatgtagaaaaagaccaggacttctggattaATGTTCttcggacagatgaatctaaaattgaaatatttggacaccagaacagaggacatgtttggcgtaaacccaatacattatttcaggaaaagaacctcataccaactgtgaagcatggaggtggaaagtgtcatggtttggggatgctttgcttcaacaggacctggccagctccccatcatagaatccacaatgaattctatcgtgtatcagagggtgcttgaggaagatgtgtgatcatctgtgaaaaaattaaagctcaaGCGAGACTGGACacagcaacatgacaatgacccaaaacatacctgaaATCCACCaacgactggctgaaaaggaagaaatggagagtcctggaatggcgtcaaagcccagatcttaatccaatTGCTGTGGagtgaaacgggctgtacatgcaagaaacccctcaaacgtctcacagctgaaagtattctgcgttgaggagtggggcaaactttcttcagaccgatgtcaaagactggtagttatttcagccaaaggggggtaacactagctgttaggtggtagggtgctctaactttttcctcagttagaatatacatttttgttgCTGTATTgtatggtttaatgagtaaaacaatgttaatttttgttgtttacctgcaattaaatcactttcttttccagggataaagaaaaacaagaacagGCATTGCTATGTGaagatttcttaataaagaactgaatatgtcATGGAGTGTCCTAGATCTATTTTTAAAGATACACATTTATAGGCATTTTAAATTAAGATAATATGCAGTATAGCCAAATAGACATTAGcatgttgacaaaaaaaaaaagatatttgacAAGACACTCCTCGAACTTAAACCCTAGAGAGCACACGAGTACCCTAATTTTGGTGAAAGTGTATTTTTAGATCGTCCAGAATTAAACCCTGTAAAACATTCTAcctgcaaaaaacaaacactacCAAAACAGTACTTTTGGATGAGAGTAGCGTGAAAATGTTACCTGCTTTAACATCCTCTGACAACAGGCTGACGCAGGAACAGTCATCGAGGCGGTGAAAGTGGCAATTGGCGCTGGCTACCGCCACATTGACGCTGCACATGTGTACCAGAACGAGGACGAAGTCGGTGCTGGAATTCAAACCGTAGTTGAGAACGGCGAGGTGGAGAGGGAGGAGCTGTTCATTGTCAGTAAGGTATACCATATATGACCAACCAGGGTTTGAATTCACATTTTTGAGTTTTAGGTTTTTGTGTTATGGCTGATTGTTTTCTGCAGTTATGGTGCACCTTCCATCTACCGTCTTTGGTGAGGAAAGCCTGTGAAAAGACTCTACAAAACCTTAGATTGGATTACTTGGACCTCTACCTCATGCACTTCCCAATGGGTGCCAAGGTTATCCCTCTTTTCTCAAAATAAATCAGGAAAATATTCCAGcaaaattgtttaattttgcagGCTGGGgacgagctttttccattggatGAGCACGAGCAAGTCATCCCTGATGGTAGCAGTTTCCTTGACACTTGGGAGGTAATCGGAGCAGCTGGTAGCAAAGAATAGAACCAGAAATTATGCACGATACGGTACTAATGTTCATTGTACAGGCCATGGAGGAGCTTGTGGACTCCGGTTTGGTCAAGGCTATCGGTGTGTCCAACTTCAACAAGGACC
This sequence is a window from Corythoichthys intestinalis isolate RoL2023-P3 chromosome 13, ASM3026506v1, whole genome shotgun sequence. Protein-coding genes within it:
- the LOC130927732 gene encoding dnaJ homolog subfamily B member 9-like: MATVQCVLLLALHILLISEFILAKRDYYDILGVPKDASERQIKKAFHKLALKYHPDRNRGPDAEAKFREIAEAYETLSDEKRRREYDQFGHGPSSGGRGGNSDFNFRQRYQSFNFEDIFKDFDLFGQQQHFQSHHHAHQKRFFREPAGKQQRRPFGGGGLFDDMIEDLEKMFSFNPHNSRSESRFQGSPKLHCRTVTQRRGNMVNTFTDCS